In Pseudomonadota bacterium, the DNA window GCAATATTTCGTAAGAACTGCTTCGGGAAGTCCGGCTTATATTGTAACCGGCCAAAGGGTTCCTTACCGTGAAAGATGGGTAAACCTTAACAAAAGGCACCCTGTTGCAATGGACACGGTTGTTTATGAAAATGTTGAAACCGGTTTTGAAATAACCCCGATAATAAGAGGTGATCGGGCCTATGTAAAAATTGTTCCGAGAATATCAGATGCTGATCATCATAGAGGCAAACATGGAGGCATAATCAGATATAGCGAGGCAGCCACTTCTTTGGATATGCCTTTGGGCAAGTGGGTTACAGTAGGTGGTGCAGACAAAAAACAAAATGAAGTATTGCAAACTTTTTTTGCAAGTGGCGGAAATGATAAAGAATCAAATTTTACAATTTCCATAAAAGTAGAGAAATGAAAGGATGCTTTTGAAAAAACTAAAAGGATACCAGAAAAAATATTTAAGAGGCCTTGCACACAAGCTTAAGCCGTATGTTTTTGTAGGTCAAAAGGGATTAACGGAATCTTTGGTAAAATCGGTTTCCGATGCTCTTGAAGTACACGAACTTATAAAAGTTAAGTTTCTTGATTTTAAAGAAAAGGCTATGAAAGAGGAAATATCGTCTGAAATCGAAAAAATGGCTGAATGCGAACTTGCAGGTATTATTGGGCATATTGCAACGTTTTACAGGCAGAATAAAGATCCGGAAAAGAGAGTAATTATAATTCCTATGAAAGAAGATTAAATACTCACCATATAAGCAAGGAGGCCAAAATGCAGGAAAGAACCGGATTGGTAACAATGAAGAAAAATCCATTGACTCTTGTTGGTGCAAGTTTGAAAGTCGGAGATAAAGCGCCGGATTTTGAAGTGACCGATAATGACATGAAAGCTAAAGGATTATCATCTTTTTCAGGAAAGGTTTGTATTATCTCATCAGTTCCTTCTCTTGATACTCCCGTTTGCGATATGGAAACCAGGCGGTTTAATACTGAAGCCGCCAAACTTAGCAATGATGTTGTAATTTTAACAATAAGCATGGATCTTCCGTTTGCCCAGAAACGTTGGATCGGGGTTGCCGAAGTGGACAAGGTTATTACTCTTTCTGATCATATGAATGCTTCTTTTGGTCAAGCATACGGTGTTTTGATAAAAGAGATGAGGCTGCTTGCAAGGGCTGTTTTTGTAGTAGATAAACAGGGGATTATTCGCTATATTCAGCTTGTAAAAGAAATTGCAGATGAGCCCGATTACGCTGCCGTTATCAAAGCCGTAACCGAACTCATATGATCATGTAACTTTTACCACGCTATAAATAGTCCATGCACCTACCACGATAAAAAAAACACCCGCTGCTATTTTAATGTAGTTTACAGGGATTAACCTGCTTATAGCGGTTCCGCATAGAACCGCTATAAGTGAACTTAAAACAAGAGCGCCGGCAGAACCTAAAAATACGGAAAGCTTTGAATTATTTTCAGCGCTTAGACAAAATGTTGCAAGCTGTGTTTTGTCTCCAAGTTCCGCAAGAAACACCATCATAAAGGTGGTTGCCAATATCTTGTAATCCATAAACATAAAGATATATCCTTATTTTAGTATTTTCTCAGCTCTTTGTACTATATTGTCTGTAGTGAAACCATAATTTTTCATCAGTGTGCCGCCAGGCGCTGAAGCTCCGTATCCGGTAATCCCTATTATTTCTCCCTTATCTCCGGCATAACGCTCCCATCCCATGGTAATTCCAGCTTCAACCACAATTCGATTCGAAATATCCTGTGGAAGAACTTTTTCTTTATATTCTTCGCTCGCTTTTTCAAAAAGCTCTGTGCTTGGCATGCTTATTACTCTAGCAGAAATTCCTTTTTGCTCAAGGGTTTTTGCCGCTTCAATTGCTATATGAACTTCAGAGCCTGTAGCAATAAGTATTATTGCCGGCGTTTGCATTGAGTCGTAAATAACATATGCGCCGTTTTCAAGAAGGCTTTCGGAATTGGATTCAGTTCTTTCTATTATAGGAAGATTCTGGCGGCTAAGAATGAGTGCAACCGGTCCTTGTGTGTTTTTAATTGCAAAGCGCCAGGCTTCTTTTGTTTCATTGGCATCGCAGGGTCTGATAACCGTTAATCCCGAAATGGCGCGTAAGCTTGCAGTATGTTCGACAGGTTGATGCGTTGGGCCGTCTTCTCCAACAGCTATGCTGTCGTGTGTAAATACATATATTACCGGTATTTTCATCAAAGCTGCAAGGCGAATTGATGGGCGCATATAATCGGAAAATACGAG includes these proteins:
- a CDS encoding TMEM165/GDT1 family protein — encoded protein: MDYKILATTFMMVFLAELGDKTQLATFCLSAENNSKLSVFLGSAGALVLSSLIAVLCGTAISRLIPVNYIKIAAGVFFIVVGAWTIYSVVKVT
- the tpx gene encoding thiol peroxidase — translated: MQERTGLVTMKKNPLTLVGASLKVGDKAPDFEVTDNDMKAKGLSSFSGKVCIISSVPSLDTPVCDMETRRFNTEAAKLSNDVVILTISMDLPFAQKRWIGVAEVDKVITLSDHMNASFGQAYGVLIKEMRLLARAVFVVDKQGIIRYIQLVKEIADEPDYAAVIKAVTELI
- a CDS encoding YhbY family RNA-binding protein, whose protein sequence is MKKLKGYQKKYLRGLAHKLKPYVFVGQKGLTESLVKSVSDALEVHELIKVKFLDFKEKAMKEEISSEIEKMAECELAGIIGHIATFYRQNKDPEKRVIIIPMKED